The Scylla paramamosain isolate STU-SP2022 chromosome 39, ASM3559412v1, whole genome shotgun sequence genome includes a window with the following:
- the LOC135091997 gene encoding brain acid soluble protein 1-like: MRRLLWEGEALAGFLYFPARGRVKPLVSDQAASLNVDKLAALDQETPIRVQCLAGGATVFCQDLPLRDLLAGLTYTTQESGQPPQAAQEDQAVHVPEAGQQAGPDPEVGQVVVANPGKEAGPASEAGQVVVASPGKEAGRAPEAGQVVVASPGKKAGRAPEAGQVVVASPGKEAGSAPEAGQVVVANPGKKAGRAPEAGQVVVASPGKKAGCAPEAGQVAVASPGKEASRATEAGQVVVASPGQEAGPAPETGQEAGPGEDGLGLWVSASRPEKGAKGGQERRDLRGWRGSRTRPPKTREGSPREEQGRGLWDNLLAIAQTLSLTLVVYSALLEYFPD, translated from the exons ATGAG GAGGCTactgtgggagggggaggcgctcGCTGGCTTCCTTTACTTTCCGGCAAGGGGCCGAGTGAAGCCCCTTGTGTCTGATCAGGCGGCCAGCTTGAATGTGGACAAGCTGGCCGCCTTGGACCAGGAGACACCCATCAGGGTGCAGTGCCTGGCAGGAGGCGCAACAGTCTTCTGCCAGGACCTTCCCCTGAGGGACCTTCTGGCCGGGCTGACGTACACTACG CAAGAGAGTGGGCAGCCGCCCCAAGCCGCCCAGGAGGACCAGGCTGTCCACGTCCCCGAGGCGGGGCAGCAGGCCGGTCCCGACCCAGAGGttggccaggtggtggtggccaatCCAGGGAAGGAGGCCGGACCCGCCTCAGAAGCTGGCCAGGTAGTGGTggccagcccggggaaggaggcaggccgcgccccagaggctggccaggtggtggtggccagcccGGGAAAGAAGGCTGGCCGCGCCCCAGaagctggccaggtggtggtggccagcccggggaaggaggcaggcagCGCCCCAGaagctggccaggtggtggtggccaacCCGGGGAAGAAGGCTGGCCgcgccccagaggctggccaggtggtggtggccagcccGGGGAAGAAGGCTGGCTgcgccccagaggctggccaggtggcggtggccagcccggggaaggaGGCTAGCCGGGCcacagaggctggccaggtggtggtggcaagccCGGGGCAAGAGGCCGGCCCAGCTCCAGAGACTGGCCAGGAGGCCGGCCCGGGGGAGGATGGCCTGGGCCTGTGGGTCTCGGCCTCTAGGCCGGAGAAAGGGGCAAAAGGAGGCCAGGAGCGCCGGGATCTCCGCGGATGGCGAGGGAGCAGGACTCGTCCTCCGAAGA ccaGAGAAGGTTCCCCAAGGGAGGAGCAGGGCCGCGGTCTGTGGGACAACCTGCTCGCCATTGCACAGACCCTGTCCCTCACCCTGGTGGTGTACTCCGCCCTGCTGGAGTACTTCCCCGACTGA